One genomic region from Argentina anserina chromosome 2, drPotAnse1.1, whole genome shotgun sequence encodes:
- the LOC126783916 gene encoding uncharacterized protein LOC126783916, producing MVDHWIENMETYLDLAVCSEVEKRMIVTFFLKDNALDWWKSTKRTRDVSTLTWGEFVHLFREKYFPSIVREELELQFLALEQGSMTKFLRGFKHEYKNIIATLCLATKELIYESAMNLEQVNKLRESEVVPGDAQEKEKVVTSSSGVMGHIACTKPKRQGFFRCGHNGHMVRNCTRPQQAGQGNQQKQLPSRHARVCAIGQGSP from the exons ATGGTAGACCATTGGATTGAGAACATGGAGACCTACCTAGACCTGGCAGTGTGCTCCGAGGtggagaagaggatgatagtcACCTTCTTTCTGAAGGACAACGCTCttgattggtggaagagtacGAAGAGGACAAGGGACGTGTCCACCTTGACCTGGGGGGAGTTTGTTCACCTCTTTCGGGAAAAGTACTTTCCATCTATAGTGAGGGAGGAGCTTGAGCTACAGTTTCTGGCACTCGAGCAAGGGAGTATGACG AAGTTTCTACGGGGATTTAAACATGAGTACAAGAACATCATAGCTACACTCTGCCTTGCTACGAAAGAGCTGATTTACGAGAGTGCAATGAACTTGGAGCAAGTGAACAAGCTCCGTGAAAGTGAGGTGGTACCAGGAGATGCTCAAGAAAAGGAGAAGGTTGTTACTTCGAGTAGTGGTGTTATGGGTCATATTG CTTGCACAAAGCCGAAGAGGCAGGGATTCTTCAGGTGTGGTCATAACGGGCACATGGTTAGGAACTGCACTAGACCACAACAAGCTGGACAGGGTAACCAGCAGAAGCAGTTACCTTCAAGACATGCAAGGGTGTGTGCTATTGGTCAAGGAAGCCCATGA